ATTCGAGATCACATGGAATAAAAAGCTCAAGGttcattttattaattcataAAGGCATATCAAGTAAAGTGCTTGTatcatcatgatgatgatgtgtgcaCAGCTATCCTGAAGTCCCCTCTAAATGACTGATGCTTTAGGATAATCATTTTAACCACTGTGAAATTTTAGATTCACATGTATCAAATGAATGTGACAGGCAAGAATAATGcatgaataattaatttttcaggcataattcatttatttagagaaaaGCGAATTTCTTTGTTGTGTCAGTTATTACTGTATCGGTTTCAGGacatgtcatttaatttttggATGTAAATATGCATCAACACTGATCACTGTAGAGACTATGCAGCACATATGCAGTGAAATAGAAAGAGGAATAATGCAGATAGGTGATGCAGATCCTTGTCTGTGTGGGTTGATCTGTTGGTAATGCGTCGGGGTTCCAGTAGGGGGAtcgcgctcctcttcctcactcaatacagagacgagtgaagggaagagctgcgtgtgatttattcatccttctctctcactatttcccctgtttaaggtaaataacgtccacaaagcactataacgttgtAAACACATGTTGTTAAGAATTCGTTatacgttgttgttgttcattagAGAGGAAAAGTGCACATGTTGTACTCTGTATTGTGTTTGAAAGTTTCTAGCTAACGCTGTTGCTATGTAAGCTAGCTGCCGGATGCATCGTGGTCCCGTTGTAGAGTCCGTCTGTTTACTTTGTCGTCGGCATTTAAGCTAGGTTGTTACGTTCATATATGTGTATGCAGTTGTTGATTTTATAACAGTTAAAGGTGAATTCATGTGTCCAGTGAGCTAAAAagtttaaatacatttcataagaGAGACTTAATGCTGTATTTGAATTAAGAACATTTAGAAGCAGTTAAAAAgataatttaaatgttttagagaaagttaaaaatgtaattaagccATGATCACTGTGGTCCAGAAACTGAGTTCAGATGTCTAAATGTATgagttttgtttacattgcattacatttaaaatgtgactcaatacagagacgagtgaagggaagagctgcgtgtgtgattcattcatccttctctctcactatttcccctgtttaaggggCACAACATGAACACGTTCTcgtcccaactcgtcacatgctGACGCTTGGTCAGatccctcggcgtcactttacAGTTGCAGTAAATGcgtgcttaacgttgtgaattaaacaaaaacacttgcttaggtttaagcaacaaaccacttagttaggtttaggaaagaacaacattgttgggcttaaaatgactacgtttgtacagaGAAAAtctgacttgacgttgtgaacgcgggacatgaacaaacagctgattgtaaagtgaaagtgaaacttaatcaACACAGGGGACACAGACAGCGGTCTGCTAGGTGAAAAACGTTTTTGttagacccatccacctcccttccccaccctgtgtctcttttgctctttaaactacgtcaccacagcactttccctgagcgtttactgttgccgcagatgggtttacattgtagttaaagctgaagtaggcgagattggagcaaatatgataaaaaaaaatattttttataaaacgctatattgtgatagtagaacatgaaacaggtaacctgaaaaaaatcatgttcctctgtgtcctccggtactcctaacggcatctgcaagatttcacagaccggaggaaaacaagcagtaagagctgatctgaggtctgctgtccatctgccgtctatgagagacggctgtcaatcacttgtgaactccgaccaagcggtcaaactaggcagcgctgatcaaatatgaatcaatattctgttacgttaatgtctatttctctcctcaaatgttttcagaatcatcttgtagtgcacggtttagctgtaaaatgagaaagttggtgacgccgccgccattgtgaaatctggtgaaggaacgccaagttccggtcacatgaccggagaacagccaataggaacgctctcaatgaaatgacctgtgattggtcaaagtctcccgtcacgggctagtgGTTACGTCTCTAGTCTTGaccgcacagctgataggtaggTGGTTTGTGTACATGGCGTAACATAAGCTATAGTATAAGGCTATAAGtaaacaagataagaagatCGATTTgtcttattatttacttatagcaTAATAACATCGGACGCTCTGACGCCATGTACACAAACCACGAACCAATCAGCTGTGTGGTCAAGACTAGacacgtaaccacttaaaagatgggtgtttaggtgtttgtagtgaaatgaggaggtatcgtatcagataacatcatttatatatatttatatcatttcAATTTCACCAGTCAGCCGTTCCTCATCTTTTGGaataaggaataaatagaaacaggaagTCTGACAAAACACGCACGCTGCGCAGTGCTTCCTCTCTCGTGGCCAGTTAGTTCATTCTAATAGAAAACattgcaatcaaactgatttagtCACTGACGCTGGCTCGCTTTAAATAAAGATATTCCACGTCATCTTTCACCTCCAGAAGCCAGACTGTTGGTTGTCTCCTTAGACTCAATTTCTATAGCTTTAGACCAGGGGTGCCCAAActtttcccttggagggccaaaactggaactcaatggtGGGCCACAGGCCAAAAttaaacacctattgtattgtattgtattgttaagatgcaaaatggcactaggatcccaagttcccttaattgaatatgttttacatagttagccccttaaaacccacctgctgaatacaattgggctcatttatgcaatttatgcatttccaagactgttaaGGGACCCCAGTgtgtagaaatattaaaatacaccatttttagaataggcaaaaataacacacgTATACTGCATCAAAGAACTGCATGTTTTCCCCGAAACTGCATAGGATTAttataaaatgggcatgtctgtaaaggggagacttgtgggtacccatagaacccattttcagtcacatatcttgagatcagaggtcaagggaccccttgacaaatggccatgccagtttttccccaccaaaattttgtgttttgagtgttagcctccttcctgacaagataacatgacatgattggtataatggagtccttaggttgtctagtttcatatgatgccactatcttctAACCGTAAACCCGAGCCTGGTATGGCCTCCAAAAGAGGGTAAGGTCGGTTgggtcttttaataaaaaaaaagaatttgctAACATCTGGCGGGCCAAATCAAACCTGATGGCGGGCCAACTTTGGCCCGCGGGCCCCACTTTGGACAGCCCTGCTTTAGACTGAAGTTCTGTCAGTTCATGTGAGGGGATGTCGCCCCCTCCTGGTGGAGCTAGTAAATGCACCTCTTACTTACAGATTGTttctacagatctgctgcggtaCCAATTGGTCAAAATTACGTAACCACACAGGAGGGAAGTTGCAAATGTCACATGGTCCACAAatgcacaggaagcgatctgcaaatgcgcaaATAGCAATCCACatgtagaaatagatgcacaaatgcgtgtttatcactttacatgtaaaccttaaaatacgtatttacagagtaagttatgcgtatttgcaaatggccctgtatttttgtggatgtgactttacaaaacacaaatacaaaaatacatgtttgtggatagtgaaatatttgcagatcatggtacacatttgttgaatgtcttctgtgggttacaactaataaagtccaataaaaacttccataccattctgaccttttttttagaggggtcaGTGTGGGGGACACGGGATGTTCAGGGGGAGATAAAAAGTAAatagtagatgtcacatagaagtggtgtacatcatctaaAAGCTGGTAACCTGaacattaatttgagatgcagctcagcactctGTGACAAATTGTTCCAgtcataaataaagaaatgaaaatgaattaataaatagattaattaattaaaataaattgtgaaagtgtatcagggcttagaacatgatgatatgaGTTTGTGATGCTCACCCCAATgctttattatgtctcatatTGCAGCATaatttgggttgataccatttgttacacagatttggtgctaaatttaacaattttttaccactcgataATTGATaacaaattatcaataatccctccagaataccacatttAGACACCAAGACCTTAAGGAACACCATAGTAAAAGCAATGCTGTGCTTTGGTATCAAAGTGACAACCTCTAAGGTGTTTGATCTGAGATTGGTTCAAATATGGTAAAAGATGTATGTCAGGTTTGGGCAAATGCActgtttcttaaaaaaaaaacagaaggaaGCACCATGAGTATTAATGCTGAGTTTTACTTTCTTGAAACAAAGATTCCCCGCCAATACGTGCTAAAGGGTCCCACGTACGAATGGCTATGGTTTCCCAACACAACCCCTTCACAATGATGGATTTCATTTTGGGCTTTCATCCCAGCACACCCACTTTATTCATAGCTTACCCACTGTTAGAAAGTCTTTGGAGAGACATAGAGAAGAATATAATATAGATATAGTTGAGTGTGTAATTGTGGAGTGGATTCAAATAATAGACTTCACCTGAAACTGGAGTAATTGAATTGATTTAATCATGcaattcaaatttaaaaaatatataaaatagacAAAATGTTGACTTTTCCTATATAACACAAGAATGAACAATCCAAGTAAATCAGGCATATCATTCATCTGGTCATAAGAAggtgttgtttattttgttgcaGAGAGCTGTGAGCCAGCTCCAAAAAGCAATTTGAGGTTAATAAGTGCAAGCTGACACTCAATGATAATTAATTTTGTCTTGTACATTCATGGACTTGGTGTTTGTTTGTAGTCCAGTCTGTGGCTCAGGGCCAGTTGCAGCACTTGCAGGAGTCCCAGAAGATGAGGCCGGGCTGGCAGCGGTTCAGGTAGGTGTTTCCGAGGAAGCACTGGAAGTAGGTGGTCTTATCGGCTATGTTCTCATACAGGCCATCGGGGCGGCCACGGCAGAACTCTTTAATGGGGTCCCTGGTGGTGCTGGGGGCTGGGGTGGTGGTGGGCTTTGGGGGGAAGCCTGCAGAATCAGACAAGAAGAAAGAAATGTTACAAATGGAATAAACAGAGGCTAAACCAACCTTTTCTGACAAGTGACTACAAACCGCACCAAAACTGAAACATAAacctattttttattaaaaaacttACCAAATACAAGAAGGCAGCTTTCATTGTTTTCAGGTTTCTGGGATTGCTATTGAtcggtcaatcgattaaatagtaaaataagtaaaacaaataataactagaatggcactcaaagagcgcagacctcccccccctctccgttcagcttgcgccatcatccacatgtatttttgtttatgttgagatcagctgtacgtagcggagcatcgtaaaacacttcattcaaactggacagaaacaaaataaaactcacctaaaccgtcgtcgttactctttccaacaatcaccaagtgtgctttggtcgaactcaactgtaatttcaccgagtttaattgattgattttacAGTTGCCCCCCCAGCCccggctctctctctgaaggaaagaggcggggtcatgcgtcatcaatgcCTCATCAGTTATACTgagcatgtgttatacccagaggtcttaatgttctggctgatcggaaccctcaaaaaattcctgaatccggatcatgatccggatcaaAATCTAATAGATTGTTCATtatgccacaccccacccctccaaaaaatatcattcaaatccatcgcggacaTTTGAAGTAATCTTGCtgacggacaaacaaacaaaccaacaaaccattgccgatgaaaacataacctccttcctaggccttcggtcTTGGCGGAGGTAAAAATCACAGTAAGTAGAGGTGGCTTTGTAAGTTAGTGGAGCTAAAGTATTTACCCATTGACATCCTGAGGTGGTTGATGAGAGGATAAGTTCCAGCTGAGCAGAAGGATCCACCAAAGTCATCCTGGTCCAGAGTCCACACATGAGCACCTCCCAGGTTGTTGGTACTCATCCACTGGACCTACGGGACGACCACATCGGTAACACAGAGGattaaacagcagcaacagctaCAGGTCTATCAGATAGACTTATGACATTAGTATAACTGCAGGTAATAATGGAATTAAGGTTACAGTagtgtaaccctagttctataagcagAGGCAGAGCcatctactggactctatgggtaacactctcctccaatcacacgcACGCGTTCGCTCACTGAGATTCGCATAAAACATAGCCGTCCAACCAGGACGTGCCTACTGAATACGAGCATTACCACAGTATATAAGGCAGTGTCGAGTGCTGCCTGGTATACCCACACCAACTTCAGCGAGCAGTGCCGGAGTGGCAGGGACTGCGTGGTAGAGGGCtccgcctgtgcttatagaactagagTTACAATATTGTAGCCTTCGTTCTAACTCACTCGATGGATGTAAACCCTGCCGCGCCACTACATCGCCCTAACCACACTGATCCAGATCGGTTAGACACCCCAGTCACCACCTGCTTCTTTACAAGCTAACCTTGGAACCGTAACCACTTTGCCTTGTAACAGGCAGCGGTGGAACCTGCTCTTGCCGCCTGGATAGTCTGAAGATCCTTTAAATCAATGGTAATAAACCAGTCTAATATCTCCAATGCTGAAAGACCTCCCCTGTATGGTCCGCTCCAAGGCATGGGCAGCACGACGAGCACTGGCGAGGTTCTTGTAGTGGCGACTCCATCCGTGGAGATGTAGCAGTCAGTGGGCAACCGCTGATTGCTGAAGAAAAAATGGATACCAGGCAGTGCTGGGCACCGCCTTATACTCTGTGGTAAGGCAGGTATTCGGTAGGCACGTCGTGATTGGCCGGCTACGTTTATGCAAATCTCGGTGGGCGAACGCGTGCGTGTGATTGGAGAatattacccatagagtccagtagagtgtggagcctgtgtgagttagaactCTTGATTACCTTGGAAGAATAGCTGCGCAGGTCATCATAGCCCACCCAGGAACTTCCGTAGGTGGCGTATGGAACCTCCTGTTCAGGGATCCATCCAATAGTAGCACCAGCGATGAAGTCACAGATCTGGTAACACAGAAACATAAACAGAGTTAGGCTTGGGATGGAGATACTCTAAGTTACATTTGACATCTTTACTGATAAAAAGATACTTAAAGGTCCAGGtagtaggatttagtggcatctcaCTAAaggttacagattgcaaccaactgaatacccctctgctcacctctcctttttccaagactgcagtaacgtgagccgccgagtgcaaaaccatggtaaggCCGTGGTATCTATCAGGACCCTCGACTAGCAGGGTCCATCCTTACCACAATAacactttaggagcaatggaggtcagacggcggctggcgggaccacggttttgcactctgcgccTCCTTACTGCAGTTTCACGAGCATATTGGAGAACTATGGTGCCTTCGGGTTTTGTAAAAAGAGACCAAGGGCtctagatatgaagggctcattctaagtcaACTTAAACACAattcagctgattatacactaatgaaaacatagttatgaattttagattccatttctgctaatagatccccaaaatcatacacactggccctttaaaggAAAATTCCACCCTTATTGTTACTAATTTAGGCGGCTTTGCTTTGATTACAGATATGTGGCAATTCAGTAATGGTTGAAACGTTACATTGTCATTTCAACATCAGTAAACATTGCTGCAGTGGCCATGACTAGGGAGATATTCACTTTCAGCACAACGTCAACTGGACATTATCTGAATGTGCAGTACCTCATAGTAGGCCCAGAAGCCAGCAGTGCGAGTGTAGGGTCCAGCGTCTGCGGGGCCATTGGAAGGTGCTCCCAGACCAGTCGAGCCAGTAGTTAGGCGGTAGGTTCGTCCATAGGTGGGGAAACCCAGCAGCAGCTTCTCAGCTGGAGCTTCCAGAGCCAGCCAGTGGGATACAGAAGAGTTCTAACAAAAAGGACAAAGGAGATAAATACGGGAGCGTTTCTATGTTCCCTCAGATCAGTACCTCTGCCGGTGCCATGTAATTGTTCCAACGGCCCATTATTCCGAAAcccgaaaaatgtcccattggaccgaaaGCCCCTTTGTCCAACAGTCTGTTATCTCGAAAACAAACACCCATAGTTCCGAAGCCTCTTGGctccaaaaatacaacaaattggctaattattatgcagaatgacgtcaccAGACCTTTCCAGTTgcaatatttgtttgtgttttatgtaaagGGCATGACCAGcgctactctgcctctgattcgcttaccctgatatttgtaccctaaccctaaccaatctcactcctcatacctaaacctaaacaatcCGACCAACGAAGAAAACATGCACTAGccagactgtctgtctgttatcGGATATTGTTGGTGCGATATCTCAAAAAGTTATTGACAGATTGTAATATCGGCCTGACCCCATAAATACTACAGCATGAAACTCAACTCAATATATTTGATATTAACATTGGATCATGCCTCCCTGTAATGTAAAAGGTTTGCCAGTATTGCTGATCATTGTTTAGGTTTATAGTTCAAGCAGCTAAAAAGGCAGATATTTTCCTCAGGAGTTGTTGGAGACCAAAACGGAGCTAAAATGGGAGTGAATATTCGGCTTACATTCAAATGCTGGAAAGAAACAtgactcaaaataaatgtcACTCCGTGTCTTTTGGATACTTCATATCTCTTTTTCAATTTTATATCAAGGCTCATTGTCACAAGTTTTTAGTGAAACCCTTTGCACCTccgtggtaaaaaaaaagtcagttaatgcaggtttaagtggaaaatgctttgaaaaaacatatttattgaaTCAACCCTAAATGTGGTTTTCATCAGGGAGATAAAGCCTCTTATAGATATACAGTCAAACCAACCCACAGAATAATGACAACAATGAgtcttttgtgtgtctttgtgtgcgtCTTACGATATTGTGATGAACGTGTGAGCCGGAGTCCATAGCGCTGCGGTACAGAGGGCTGTTGTGTCCAGTAGCTGCCTCCCAGTGTCCATGGAAGTCATAGGTCATGACATTGATGAAATCAAGGTGACTGTTGATTTTAAGAGGTTTTCTTTTTAGATCAGCAGTAGAGGAAGTTGTACCATTGGTGAAGGACGTAGTATAAAGTACAAGCAAACTATCTTGTTTAACATTAAAGGTCAAATTCTTTCTGATGCTGAACAATAAGAGGCACAAGTGCATTGATCTCTCAGTCTATCCCATCAGTGAATACATCATGTTCATGTTCAATTCGTCTCATACTTCCTACcaggtgtccttgagcaagtTACTGGCACCCTTATCTGTCTTTCACACTAAATGTTTCACTACTGAAATGGTTACCTTACCTTTCTGAGCATAAACATGCAACTGAGTCCATTGAAATCAAACTTACAATGCAATCTTTTTGACCTCGTAGGCTCTGTCGATGGTGGGACGGAAACTAGCAACGttggctgacagcagcagctgagtcTTCCTGTTGTCCTTGGCATCGTCCTCGAAGGCCTTGGCTAGCTCCTGCAGGCAGAACGACCAAAAAGCACCTCAGATCCTCCACATCTGATCAGTTTCTGTCTCTCCTACTACAACACCACGGATTTGATGATTCTTACAGTACTTTAGTTTGTTCAGACATTCattctcttgttgggtctctaaattatagtaAGTATGTACTCTAGACATGCTCTATATggaaagcgtcttgagataacttctgttatgatttgacgctatataaaaataaattgaattgtgTAATATCAACATTTGCAttgcatttctcttttttttattagtttgtCACATAGTATCAAAAACTACAACTAAGtggatttaatttatttttttaaataatgctgACTGGCTCAAAGGTAACATTACACTTACTGATAAAAcacagtgatttatttattactgaTTGGCCCATAGGTGATCTTCACGTGTACCATGATTTTAACCATGCTACCGGCATGGCTCTACGGATATTAATACCAGTCGGTCGGTTGGTCAGGACTCCATTTTTTGTCCAcgctgaaatatctcaaaaactattggATGGGTTGCCATGAAATTGtggtcgtgtctagatggtAACCCAAAAATTGTGagaacttgcaaaaactcttgcgagacacGCTGTCAGATGAACTATCCTGCTGTACTCTGTGTGTAATTGTTGCTacataatttgtataatttatttacttcttctaaacatacttttttcttttgttaaatgcaatagtgcttttattttggaaggCTCAGCTAAGTTACAAGAATCTCGTTAGGTTGCTCTCACGTGACTAGGACTCAGTAGAACAAGCAAGCAAACAATTGTGCACCGGTTAAGAGTTAAGTGCTTGTCACAACGGACTTTAAGTGGACGTGAACTTCTGAAGATAAAAGATTATTCCCTTTTTACAGCTTGCAGCCAACGAGGtattttgtttggtttgtctgtattttactttgtaaaatgttATTTCACATGCCGTGCATGCTTTTCTTATTAAGTTAAGTTAACATACACAACATCTTGACAATGTGTGTTTAGTTTTCTTTGTGGATTTGAAGAGGAAGCTTCGAATAAACCAGTAGCAAGAAAGCCACTTGTGTCTGCCTGTGCTTCGAGGGATTATactgtgtttagtgctaattagcaaatgttagaatgctaacatgctaaactgatGATTCTGAACATGGTACACATTATCGAGCTGCCAGACAGCAATGCATCGGCCCCCATGGATCCGGCAAGATGTCACTGAGATGAATAGACTGAAAGCTGCTTGGAAtgcaccatttttttttttgcatctttttcCATCAGAATCATTTTATAAATGCTATAATCACATAAAGGTCCAACATAGTAAACACTGGGATCTGTACTAACCGCGACCAGCAGAGTGAACCTCAGCTTGTCGTCCTGTGGGCTGCCGTTGTGTGCAGGATATTCCCAGGCCAAGTTTAGCCCGTCAAAGTTATGGGTGCGCAGGTAGCTGATGGCCGACCTGATGAAGGCTGCACGACTCTCGGGCCTGGCAACCATCGCGATGAATCTGGTgggatgtataaaaaaaaaatcctgcaaCCTCCATTCTGGTGATACAGTGGCAGAGGACGGTGTCTGACCTCTGAGTTAAATGTGTGTCAAGGATATGGAGGGAGATTATTAAGGGTAATATTTGAACTTACGGGCTAATTCCATTGACTGTGCCTCCGACagacagcagagtcttcagtgCAGGGTTACTAAtagcagagaaacagagagagacaaacaaaatCTTAAATGCAATCATCACATCATTAAACAACACGGAGGTTGCGGTTGAAAAGTCAAATAATGACGTTGTAACCGCTTCTCATGGAATAACCTGCAGGCTACCACAAAAATgtatatgataaataaagaGTTATTGTATTAGTTATAGTGAAGgattattcttgtttttttaattgtttttttagttattttagttgtttttttacttatttgttacttcttcaaaataaataattaattaaaaatacagTCAAACTAAATGGATGTCCACTCATATTTgtcaacatgaatcccaattagtatatgactgtatgaaaatattatgcaagatattgtttgttttcatgaaggTCAGAATGGTgcgttgttttaaatgtttcggccgcaaggaattgtggggaagcattgaagcacctttccttaacatttagaggattcaaacagctcttatcatggctgctactgagatactcccgcgtcatttcactccgttaggaaccttcctcagtaaaaaaaaagccttttcgACTGCAGCCAAAGTTTGAGGTCAAACTTATACTGATGATATAACTCTGTACTTCACCAATTAACTCCCTGGCCTGGAAGATTTGAAATTGgtgttgtttgatttattatagTTAAATAGTTATAGTACTGAGTTCAGACTCTTCTCTGTTGCAGACATTCCTCTCGGGAGCTGATTCAGACAAGCCTACACATATTATTTAACTCTGATTGTAATTTTACTCTGGCCATATTCAACTGTAAATAATGGCTTATTTTACACACCATTTATTACACGgatgtgttgaatactcgattctgattggataatcacagcgttctgcggtctgtaatttctgtataacagaccgttgctatgtataacagaccattgctattggcgcagttctgatgtcggactctggcggaccgtttttgtgtcaaaatattgatttcttcagtaagtagccgtgtaataagcgggataatgtacagctagtgggtcattgttgtgaaagaatacCCTTCAGGGCGATGTCGGGGATTCTTTACAACAATAACCTactagctgtacattacccCTTACATATTACATACTTGCttgttgtttaatctgtacataACAAATCTTGACTCATTCAACTGTACTAACTATTTATTGGTTCTGCTCCTACTGTACACATCATAGTTACATAAAATAGAGCTGCATTTGCTAGCACTCAGTTTTATACATATCAAAGTTACATCCCTTCTTCTTACTATACTACCCATTGGTTTATTGTTTATTCGGTTCATTGTACGCATATCTATAAATAGATGACAGGACTCTGGGGTCCGAGTTCTGAAGTTGAAAATGCATTAATGAGGTAGGAAATCAATAATCAATTGGAAAATCCCTCCGTGCTTCTTAATAACAGGATTCCAGACTGAAAAAGGTTCTGGGTCTAACACCCTGACAAGAGCTGAGCTCTGGAGGAAAACACTGAATCCTGGTCTTGTTTGGCTTGAAAAtggatatttaaaatatatcaaCTCACACATTCTTGAGGAGGTTGAGCCTGACGAACTGCTGCTCATCGTTCCACTCGGTGGGGCTGATCTGGTTGAAGCTGTTGATGCTGGTCAGAGCGTAGATGACGTGTGTGCACAGGAAGGGATCGATGTTGTCTGGGGTGAATTTGGCAACGCTGGGCCTGTACTGGGCCCAGTTGGTCATGTGGCACACCAGTTTGTTAGATGAGGCTGAGGGATGACAGTAGGACAGCAGCAGTTAAACTTCAAGTGTACCTGTTGTTGGTTCTGAATCTTTGATCACAGTATAGTGTGGAGACTAATGCTTACCGATGTGCAAAACGAGCAGA
This portion of the Sebastes fasciatus isolate fSebFas1 chromosome 1, fSebFas1.pri, whole genome shotgun sequence genome encodes:
- the LOC141775618 gene encoding acidic mammalian chitinase-like gives rise to the protein MARLLTALGVLLVLHIASSNKLVCHMTNWAQYRPSVAKFTPDNIDPFLCTHVIYALTSINSFNQISPTEWNDEQQFVRLNLLKNVNPALKTLLSVGGTVNGISPFIAMVARPESRAAFIRSAISYLRTHNFDGLNLAWEYPAHNGSPQDDKLRFTLLVAELAKAFEDDAKDNRKTQLLLSANVASFRPTIDRAYEVKKIAFHLDFINVMTYDFHGHWEAATGHNSPLYRSAMDSGSHVHHNINSSVSHWLALEAPAEKLLLGFPTYGRTYRLTTGSTGLGAPSNGPADAGPYTRTAGFWAYYEICDFIAGATIGWIPEQEVPYATYGSSWVGYDDLRSYSSKVQWMSTNNLGGAHVWTLDQDDFGGSFCSAGTYPLINHLRMSMGFPPKPTTTPAPSTTRDPIKEFCRGRPDGLYENIADKTTYFQCFLGNTYLNRCQPGLIFWDSCKCCNWP